One Eriocheir sinensis breed Jianghai 21 chromosome 61, ASM2467909v1, whole genome shotgun sequence genomic window, gcatttctgggggtagtttcatgaccctggtggtagtctaacccttcctctgtgccgtgaacctaaagaaacacatatttgacaaggcttttgtgggagttgtgggcatttccgggggtagtttcatgaccctggtggtagtctgacccttcctctgtactgtgaacctaaagaaacacacatttgacaaggctttcgtagaagttatgggcatttccgggggtagtttcatgaccctggtggtagtctgacccttcctctgtactgtgatcctaaagaaacatatttgacaatgctttcctacgagttgtgggcatttctgagagtagtttcatgaccctggtggtagtctgacccttctctgTACCATGTGcttaaagaaacatatatatgacaaggcttttataggagttgtgagcatttccaggggtagctttatgaccctggtggtagtctgacccttcctctgtgccattaatctaaaaaaacacatatttgacaaggctttcataggagttgtgggcatttccgggggtagttcaatgaccctggtggtagtgtgacccttcctctgtaccatgaacctaaagaaacacatatttggcaaggttttcataggagttgtgggcatttctgagggtagttttatgacccttcctctgtaccattaacctaaagaaacacatttttgacaaggcttttgtagatgttgggtatttccaggggtagtttcatgaccctggtggtagtgtgacccttcctctatactgtgaacctaaagaaacacatatttggcaaggcttttataggagttgtgagcatttccaggggtagttttatgacccttcctctgcaccatgaacctaaagaaacacatatatgacaaggctctCATAGGAGTTCCGGCCATTTCCGACAAGGCTCacataggagttctgggcatttccgggggtagtttcatgaccctggtggtagtctgaccattcctctgcaccatgaacctacgCAAACACTCACGAAAACCCAACTGATCACCTTTAGGGCCTGCGGAAATACCTGATGTAAGGGGCGGAAGCAACTGAGAGCATCGATCATAACACAACCTCTTCCGCTAGAATTCTATGGCACAGGAGCGAGTGGACAGAGTGGATAAGAATAGATGTATAATACTGAGTAGATAtaatgtgtttgttttggtgtaaGTATTGTGCAAATAATACTATGGAGTCCCCTGTTGGTTTGAATcaatattgtagtagtagtagaagtagaagtagaggtagtagtagtaggaataataataaaaacaatgatgataggacagcaataataataatgataataatagtgatgaataAAAAGGTCACAGTACAAATTATTATGAGATAGGAACACATAGGcctacattatttatttttttcctctctcggtcattctattttctttctttcttcttcctcttttctttatttatgttgAGCTGCCTTCAACTTGTAtgacttttcctttattttcctgtcttttcatTGATTTGAGTTTTcccgttaattttttttttgtcttgttcttttcagtgtttttttttccatcttttccctttaATCCAACTTATGCaacttttctttttgtgtttatttccagttttctttttatgtcattctttttcagtcttttcaCACCTGTTCTgatattttccttaatttaactACATAcaaccttttccttcattttttcctcattttctgacattttcatatcttttcattacttcatttttttcctttgttatttttgttcagTCTTTTCacgttttcctatattttcctgcATTCAATtataactttttcctttttccttcttttttcctaattttttttaacatattttctgacattttctcatcttttcattacttacttttttcctttatcatttttgtTCAGTCTTTTCACAGCTGTTCTaatattttccttaatttaacaacaaccttttccttttttcctcctttttttccttattttcctgtatattttctgacatttttacatcttttcattccttacttttcttcttttgtcattCCTGTCCAGTCTTTTCACAcatattttccttaatttaactacaaccttttcctttttccttctttttttcctcattttcctgtaTATTTTCTGACATTTTCACTTCTTTTAATTACACATGTTTTCCTCTATGTCATTCTTGTCCAGCTCTTTTCACAtattttcctacattttccttattttcacttacaacttttccctttttcctattaacctactttcctttttcttttctttcttttccagacATTTCACTTCACTTGTTTATTTATATGTGTCATTTCTCGTCCAGTTCTTTCAAGCATTTTCTTATAGTTTTCCTtatttcatgttctttttctagATATATTTACAAACACAACCCACTGTCCCTTCTCTATCCCATCAAACACCCTGCCCATCACCCATACCCTTCCtggagtgatggggtgatggggagggagggggagggattgtAGGGTAAGGAGAGAGCGagtgcgggagagagggagggagggagaaagtcaAGTCAGTCTACCCTTAAAATTATTGAcccattttctattcctcttgtttttgttctttattctgCGACACTCTTTTCAGTCTTCCATCCTTTTCACACCCATCGTTTTCTGTTCTTCCTatcatcattctctcctttctacaCCCGTTTTCCACTCTTCTACcctcttttctgttctttctattTTCACTGTCCCATCTACAGCacccttttctattccttctatttccatTCTCTCGTCTACCACACCCTTTaattttcactctccctctcccacccccttcacacccttctcttcttcttggggcggggcggcggcgggtccTGCGAGACGAACAGGGTGAGTTTGCACGAGTTGCACTTCACTGTCATGAGATAGGACGAGCACTGGACCGTGGCTTGCAGGGGGTTGAAGGCCGTGTAGCAGGAAGGGCAGACATCAGGGCACGGCTCGCTGGGGTACTTGACGATGAGGTAATTCTCGTTCTTGACCTGCCAGGAGTCCGCTTGCAATCCCTTGGGCAGCTTACGGGAGCTCGGCGTGTGTGTGACATTGTGTGCGACAGTGTGGGATTTCGCTTTCGTCTCCCACTGTCGGATGAGGGTCGTCCCCGCTACGTTCTGCCGGAGGATGGTTGGCGGGGGCGTCGGCGGCGTCGGTGTTGGTTCGTCAAGGATCACGACGTCCGATTGCGCTACCGGTGTCGCTTCGGGAGTTGTCGTTTTGGATAGCGTCGGAGTTGAGCGCTGCGTTGTCGAGGGTGACGGCGTGAACGAGGCGGCATTAGTGTTGTTGCTGGTGAGGATTGAGTGCAGCTGTGTGGCGGCCTGGCTGATGATCGGGATGGTCGGGGGCGGGGTGGCCTTGCTGCGGGTGATGGCGGCTCCGTCCGACTGCTCTTTGGTGTTGCTGTTTGGGGTTGGCGGCTGGCTGAGCGAGGAGAAGTTCCGAACCTTTACCATGAGTTGGGTGCTCTCCAGCGAGGGTGAGGCGGATGGTGTTAGGGACTTCCGGGAGAGCGTGGTGGTGTTGCCCTGCTCCGTGGTGGTGaccgtggtggtggcggtgttggtggtgggggtcggGGTCGTCGAGGTGACTTCCTCTGCATCCGAGTCCATCCCCGCATCATCCATCACCTCCATGGGGTCATCCACCGACTCATCCGACTGTGTTACCGGCGGGGACTCGATGACGCACACCGGCTCGATATGCGGAGGCTTGGAGGGCGGCTGCGGGGGTGTTGGTTTCATTAACATCACTGGCTTGGTCACTATGCCGTCCTGGACCATGAGGACCGGCTGTGTGGTGGCCCTGACCGATGGACTGAACGTggtggatgtggaggtggagTCATTTACCACGGGGCTGTTCGACCGCGAGGAGAGCTCAGCGATGTGCGGGGGGAAAGCAGCGACGCCCTTCGTGAGCTCCTCGCTGAACGCCTTGGGCTCGGCCGCGACTCGCTCCTGAATGTACTTCTGGCAGCGCTCGTAGGCGTAGCACCATGGGGACACACTCTCCAGCGCCACCAGCTTGTTGATATACGTGTAGATCTCCTCCACGATCTCCGAGACGGGTGGCGGCTTTGTCTTCCCGGCACAGAAGCGTTTGATGACCAGCTCCTTCCGGATGTAGTAGGAGAGGTGCTCAATCGGATCGCTCGCCCATTTGCTAAAGTTGTGCTTCTTGTTGGGGCTACTGAAACACGTGCTCTTGTCAGGGTTCGTCAGGTCCTCCTTCAGTAGCCGGCACCCCATGAGGCGACGGTTGCAGTAGTGGCACCGTACGAACCCGAAAAACAGGTGATTCTTGAACTGCGGTCCTTTGACGTTCGTGTCGCAGACGTAGCACATCACCGCCACCTTCTCCTTCCCGGCCGGCATCCTGGTGGTCTCGAAAAAGCTCGTCTTCTTCGGCATCACAATCCTCTTCACGCGGATCTCGTTCTCCGGCATGGGGGGAGTCTGAGTCTTGGGGTAGGTGGGCCTCTCCTTCGGTCTCTCCTTGGGCGTCTCCTTCGGTGCCTCCTTCTGCTGTGGTGGTTTCTGTGGCggtttcttcgtcttttccgcCTCGTCGTCCTCGTGCGAGACCCGCGACGTCACGAAAAGTATCTCCGGGTTCAGCTCAGGGCTCGCAGGTGGTGGAGTCTCAACTTTCGGCTCCACGATGTAAACAGTCGGTATCTCCACCACCTTCTCTAGGGCACTGCTTTGCTCCTCCTCCGTGAACGACAGCACCTCAGGCTCCTCGGCGGCAGGGCTTCCCGACGGTGATTTTGGCGGGGAAGGGCTGCCAGAAGTGTCCGTGGTTTTGTTATTCACGCTGTcggtctttcccttctctccctctggtGAGTTCCGGGAAGGGGGTCTGTTGTCTGTGGTGGGCTGGGGGTCTGTGGGCTTGCTACTGGTCTGGTCTTGTTGGTCTGtctccgctccctcctcctccacatcgtcAACCGTCTCCATTAGTTCTGGTTCCTGTGGGGTGGTTTCTGTGTCCTTGGTTGGGGGTGCATCCTCCTTGGGTGTGTCCTGTGAGGCGGCAAGGCTTTCCGATGTTCTGGGGCTTCTGTGGGTGGCTGtgctgtcctccttctcctcctcctcctcctcctcttccgtacaCATTTTCTCTGGGTTGTCTGATGCTGTCTCCTTCTCTggctccttttcccccttttctgtgTCCTCTGTGGGTGTTGTTTCTGTGGGTGAGGTGGGTGTGTCCTTGTCCTCATCCAGGGGCGGGGGCGGGGACTTGCTACGAGGCGGACACCCATTTTCGGGGGCGACTTTCCCAGCATCCGTTTGTGGGTTTCCGAGGAGGGACATGAACATCTCCGTGggctgttcctgttgttgttgttgttgtggcacGTCCTCACCCTGGCACTCATCCCTCGCACCCTCCGAACAGCTCGACATATCACCCGGGACATGATCCTCGGGTGATGTCTTGGCTTGGAGGCTCGAGTCACTCTCAAGCGCTGACTCGAGCTGGTCGATGAGAGGGTTGGAGTCATCGCTGAGTCCGAGATCGAGCTGACTCATAGAGGAAGCCGAGTCGCCCCTTTCGAGCCGTCCGATAGGGGTGCCGCTACTGTCGCACGCCCCGGGATAGAGCGGGGTGAGGTGCATGGTGTCCTGGGGGGGCGCCTCGGCCATTGTGGTTGCCGGCGGGCGGATGGAGAGCGGAGTCGTGTCGCCGTTATGGTTAACCCGCATGGAGTTGTTGACATCGCCTGCCATGGTGATGTGCGGGGCGTGCGGGGCGTGCGGGGGTATATGCTGCGGGGGGGTCTGCACGGAGAGGCCAGAGTGTCCCCGCTGGTCTTGGGCGAATGTCGCGTTCGGGAGGATCTTCTGTATGGAGAGAGGATTAGATGGGACAGTCAgaatcccccctcctcctcctcctccttctcctgatatcttcttccctccctcgagCTCATTCAGGAACGACATAACCATCATCTCATTATCTGGCTGGACtttggaagggggggggagaggagcggGGTGTataggtggaggggggtggagtgGGGCGGTGTGGATGGGCGCTGGGGCCATGTCCACTCTCGGTCCACCTAAGAGTGACTGCACACTATACCGGTGGTCATCCGGGCGGGAGAACGTcttattctgttgttgttgttgttgttgtggtgatggtggtggtggttgtggtggtttgtactgctgctgctgttgctgttgttgttgttgttgttgttgttgttgttgttgttgttgatgtatgTGCTGGTACTGCTGCTGTGGGGAGTGTGACGGCTGCTGTATTTGAATAACCTGGTGGTGCTGTGGTAGGctctggtgctgctgctggtggtgctggtgtggcGGGAGGTGGTGCGGGAGGTGATGTGACTGTGGGGGCGGCTGCGTTACCGGGGGTAGCCGCGGGGGAAGCTGCTGCTGGGATGGCGTCGGGAGTAACGGCGGCGTGGGAAGCAGCCCCGACGGATGATGCGGCGGCGGGTGATGCGGCGACGGGTGATGAGGCGGTTGGTGCGGTCCcatgtggtgctggtgctgggagTGTGGCGGCGGGGGCGGCTGCTGCATGGGTTGGGTGTGCTGAGgcatctgctgctgctgctggggctgctgGTGGTCCTGAAGCTGCTGGAGGAGGTGCTGCATGTAGACCCAGGAGGTTGGGGTGGGCTGGTGGGGTCCCTGCGGCCCATCCATCTTCACCTCCTTCGGTCACCTTTTGCTCCCCCCCTGCCGAGGTAACAAACAGGTAAGGGTTCAGGGCGCAACATAACCATCGTTAGCTTAAGTTAGGTACCTGGATGCCTCTTTTAAAGCTTGTCGATCTTTCTTAACATGCATTCTCAGGGGTCTTTCACTCCCCCCTGCCGAGGTAACAAACAGGTAAGGGTTCAGGGCGCAACATAACCATCGTTAGCTTAAGTTAGGTACCTGGATGCCTCTTCTAAAGCTTGTCGATCTTTCTTAACATGCATTCTCAGGGGTCTTTCACTCCCCCCCTGCCGAGGTAACACACAGGTAAGGGTTCAGGGCGCAAAATAACCATAGTTAAGTTAGTAGGTACCCTGGATGCCTCTTCTAGCTTGTCGATCTTTCTTAACATGCATTCTCAGGGTCTTTCATAACAAACAGGTAAGGGTTCAGGGCGCAACATAACCATCGTTAGCTTAAGTTAGGTACCTGGATGCCTCTTCTAAAGCTTGACGATCTTTCTTAACATGCATTCTCAGGGGTCTTTCGCTCCCCCCTGCCGAGGTCCCCTGCATCAGTCTGTTACATCGAGGGTTCACTGTAGTTTAATATATTCATGAATGTTACTGTTGGAATAGATTGgaagcagcaagtagcgggcttttttttattattgtttccttttttgtgtgcccttgagctgtctcctttgttgtaaaaaaaaaaaataaataaataaataaataaataaataaaagatagatagttagacaggaAAAGTAGACGGTAACTAAAGGTAGAAAAACGAcacaataaagagaaggaaaatgatgataggaagagagaagaggaacaaggaacaGAGAAAACACCAGATGAGGAAAGGAACATGAAAAAACTATATGGTAGCAAGTCATGGTTATCTGCTAGCTTCACCCTGTCCTGCAAACCCCAAGCTAGCAAGGACAGTGTAATGGTGAGTCAACGGAGGTGTTCTTGCCGTACCTTATGTCTCCCGCGATGGCTGACGTTCAAGTCCTTCACTGCAGACACACACAAACTGCAAGGAAAGAATT contains:
- the LOC126986234 gene encoding nuclear receptor coactivator 6-like, which translates into the protein MDGPQGPHQPTPTSWVYMQHLLQQLQDHQQPQQQQQMPQHTQPMQQPPPPPHSQHQHHMGPHQPPHHPSPHHPPPHHPSGLLPTPPLLPTPSQQQLPPRLPPVTQPPPQSHHLPHHLPPHQHHQQQHQSLPQHHQVIQIQQPSHSPQQQYQHIHQQQQQQQQQQQQQQQQQQQYKPPQPPPPSPQQQQQQQNKTFSRPDDHRYSVQSLLGGPRVDMAPAPIHTAPLHPPPPIHPAPLPPPSKVQPDNEMMVMSFLNELEGGKKISGEGGGGGGGILTVPSNPLSIQKILPNATFAQDQRGHSGLSVQTPPQHIPPHAPHAPHITMAGDVNNSMRVNHNGDTTPLSIRPPATTMAEAPPQDTMHLTPLYPGACDSSGTPIGRLERGDSASSMSQLDLGLSDDSNPLIDQLESALESDSSLQAKTSPEDHVPGDMSSCSEGARDECQGEDVPQQQQQQEQPTEMFMSLLGNPQTDAGKVAPENGCPPRSKSPPPPLDEDKDTPTSPTETTPTEDTEKGEKEPEKETASDNPEKMCTEEEEEEEEKEDSTATHRSPRTSESLAASQDTPKEDAPPTKDTETTPQEPELMETVDDVEEEGAETDQQDQTSSKPTDPQPTTDNRPPSRNSPEGEKGKTDSVNNKTTDTSGSPSPPKSPSGSPAAEEPEVLSFTEEEQSSALEKVVEIPTVYIVEPKVETPPPASPELNPEILFVTSRVSHEDDEAEKTKKPPQKPPQQKEAPKETPKERPKERPTYPKTQTPPMPENEIRVKRIVMPKKTSFFETTRMPAGKEKVAVMCYVCDTNVKGPQFKNHLFFGFVRCHYCNRRLMGCRLLKEDLTNPDKSTCFSSPNKKHNFSKWASDPIEHLSYYIRKELVIKRFCAGKTKPPPVSEIVEEIYTYINKLVALESVSPWCYAYERCQKYIQERVAAEPKAFSEELTKGVAAFPPHIAELSSRSNSPVVNDSTSTSTTFSPSVRATTQPVLMVQDGIVTKPVMLMKPTPPQPPSKPPHIEPVCVIESPPVTQSDESVDDPMEVMDDAGMDSDAEEVTSTTPTPTTNTATTTVTTTEQGNTTTLSRKSLTPSASPSLESTQLMVKVRNFSSLSQPPTPNSNTKEQSDGAAITRSKATPPPTIPIISQAATQLHSILTSNNTNAASFTPSPSTTQRSTPTLSKTTTPEATPVAQSDVVILDEPTPTPPTPPPTILRQNVAGTTLIRQWETKAKSHTVAHNVTHTPSSRKLPKGLQADSWQVKNENYLIVKYPSEPCPDVCPSCYTAFNPLQATVQCSSYLMTVKCNSCKLTLFVSQDPPPPRPKKKRRV